One Numenius arquata unplaced genomic scaffold, bNumArq3.hap1.1 HAP1_SCAFFOLD_111, whole genome shotgun sequence genomic region harbors:
- the LOC141477955 gene encoding olfactory receptor 14J1-like, whose amino-acid sequence MSNSSSITQFLLLAFADTRELQLLHFGLFLGIYPAALLGNALIITAIACDHRLHTPMYFFLLNLSVLDLGSISTTVPKAMANSLFDTRAISYWGCAAQLFFFLFFITAEYCLLTVMSYDRYVAICQPLHYGTLLGSRACVHMAAAAWGSGFLNALLHTANTFSLPLCQGNVLDQFFCEIPQILKLSCSHSYLREVGLLVVSACLAFGCFVSVVVSYVQIFRAVLRIPSEQGRHKAFSTCLPHLAVVSLFVSTAVFSHLKPPSISSTFLDLLVAVLYSVFSPAVNPLIYSMRNQELKEVIRNLISWIFFKRETFTTSFHK is encoded by the coding sequence atgtccaacagcagctccatcacccagttcctcctcctggcattcgcagacacacgggagctgcagctcttgcacttcgggctcttcctgggcatctacccggctgccctcctgggaaacgcacttatcatcactgccatcgcctgtgaccaccgcctccacacccccatgtacttcttcctcctcaacctctccgttcttgacctgggatccatctccaccactgtccccaaagccatggccaattccctgtttgacaccagggccatctcctactggggatgtgctgcacagctcttcttctttctcttctttatcacagcagagtactgtcttctcaccgtcatgtcctacgatcgctacgttgccatctgccaacccctgcactacgggaccctcctgggcagcagagcttgtgtccacatggcagcagctgcctggggcagtgggtttctcaatgctctcctgcacacggccaatacattttccctacccctctgccagggcaatgtcctggaccagttcttctgtgaaatcccccagatcctcaagctctcctgctcacactcctacctcagggaagttgggcttcttgtggtcagtgcctgtttagcatttgggtgtttcgtttccgttgtggtgtcctatgtgcagatcttcagggccgtgctgaggatcccctctgagcagggacggcacaaagccttttccacgtgcctccctcacctggccgtggtctccctctttgtcagcactgcagtgttttcccacctgaagcccccctccatctcctccacattTCTAGACCTactggtggctgttctgtactcagtgttttctccggcagtgaaccccctcatctacagcatgaggaaccaggagctgaaggaggtCATTAGGAATCTGATTTCATGGATATTTTTCAAGAGGGAGACATTTACCACTTCTTTCCACAAATga